A region of the Raphanus sativus cultivar WK10039 unplaced genomic scaffold, ASM80110v3 Scaffold2017, whole genome shotgun sequence genome:
CGCAAACTCTTATAGATTCCTCAGCGAGAAGAAAATCTATAAACTCCGAGCTTGAGTTCCCCagctctctctctatctatctctCTCCTCGCTGGGTAAGGTACGAGCTCGATTTCAGTATGTGTCATCATCTTTCGTTGAAATTGATTTGCTTATTCGTCGTTGTTATCCATCATTTGGATTCGTAGAATTTGCGTGGATTTGAAAAGCCTTTGATGCCTTGATTAGTTTCCTTGTTTCGATTTTATCTACAGATTAAGCTGAAGGTATGGGTGGGATGTGGTTTTGTGTTAGGAGAAATCAATTGATTTTACTAATTTGGTTTCTTGTTGTTTGGCAGATCTTTGGTGGTTTTGATTCAACAGTTTTTATCTACTTGCTTGAGATTTTGGGGGGTAAAGTCTACACAGTTCAGTATCGATGTGCTCCACTAGGATGATGATCCCTAATCATTAGACTTTTCAAAAGTTGATGCTCATGTTCTCGCCTCTGTCTATGGCTTTTACTGTCATCCTTCAAAAGCTTAGTGTCTTTGGCCCCGGTCTGAATCCCTCTTTCCCTTACTGCATCGCCAATTACTCCCGTTAGTTACCATAACTCTGCCTCCTTCAGTGGTCCCTGCTTCTTGATATTCTTGAGTGAGATTTACACCAAACCAGATCATGTAAATCTGGTGCTCTCTCATAGCATAAAGTGTATCCTTCTGACTGAGTTCTTCTTTGATTATCACCTACCTGAGTCTCCTAGTTCTGCTCGCATCTTACTCTCAAAGCTAGCTCTTACTTTGCCTGAAAGCTTAGACGCAAGAATGCTCCAAGAAGAGGCGGTTGGATTCTCTCTCCGGCGCAACTCTTTTAGGCGCCGATCCCCAAGATCAAACGTTGACGACAGGGGATGGACTCCGCTCCACATCAAAGCCCGGAAAGGCGATCTGAAGTCCGTCAAACAGCTGCTCGACCAAGGGTTCGACGTGAACGCTCTAGCTTGGGGACCCAAGTCGAAAGGAGTGACTCCGCTTCACCTCGCTGCCGAGGGAGGTCACATCGAAGTCATGGATCTGCTCCTCGAGCGCGGGGCCAACATCGATGCCAGGACGTGGGGCTCTTGCGGGTGGACACCTCTCCACGCCGCGGCcaaggagaggaagagagaagcgGTGAAGTTTCTGGTGGAGAACGGCGCGTTTCTGCCTGATGACATAAGTGATACGAGATTCAATCCGCCGGTGCATTACTGTCACGGGCTGGAGTGGGCGTACGAGGAGATGAAGAGGCTTAACAgtgagtcttcttcttcttcgtctggTGGAGACACGTCTTGCAGTTCAGAGAACTGATCTTTGTTGCTAtctttttcctctgttttttcctCAAGTCTTGCCGTTGAGAGAAACTGGGGTTtgtgttttttggttttgtacCTTGTTGTATGTCTCAAAACTGCTGCTGTGACATATTATTGCATAATAAATGTTGTGTATGTGATATGTTTTAACTTCTGTTTGAGAAAGAAGTCAACTTTTGTTTAACGCTTGCTCTCGGTTAACCGGTTCTGGATTAGTCAATATGAGCACACTAGTCTTGGTCTCATCTAGAGTTATGATATTCTACCAACATGTTGATTTATTAGTGAGGCGAATGAATCTAAATCATCTCTATTACTCGAGGAGTGATTAACATAATCAACACAGAGTAgacacaaaacttaaaaattgtgattctaaatctaaaccatttactaatatttaaattattaatatttgcCTAACATGGTAGTAGGGAGATTAGCACAAACCGGACGCGTTAGGTCCGAAACCAATGAATGAATCTGGAACAAACCCGGGTCGTTACCAGACCCGTCGGTGAGAAACAAACGGGTATTAAAAAACACGTATTCGGACAAGAAAAAATGGTTTCCTGTATATTATCGCTCGCCTCTTAGATCCGTTTTGTTCTTATTCACACTTGAGCTGTTAAGCGAAAATAGAAACCATGGCATCTCGCTGTGATCTACTTGTAATCTTCGTCTTGTCTCTCCTCGTTGCTCTCACTCACTCCAAGACGTTGAAGCGAGACGGTACGGATCGTTTATAGCTCTTTaacagattttaatttttttggttggGTTTCAATTCTTATCTAAAGCTGAGCTGAATTTTGTGTAGGAACAATGATTAGATCTGATTGATAGTGTCTGTAACTAAATCTCAGTCCGAGTTCTGTCTTATCAGCTCATGTTAAATCTGTGTCGGGATCTTGTTTACAGTGAAAGCTTTGAATGAAATCAAAGCCTCATTGGGGTGGAGAGTGGTGTATTCATGGGTGGGTGACGATCCTTGTGGAGATGGAGACCTTCCTCCTTGGTCTGGTGTTACCTGCTCTACTCAAGGTGACTATAGGGTTGTCACTGAACTGTAAGTTCCAAAGTTTCTCTTACTTAATGGTTTGTTCTTCTGTTATATTCGCTTGACTGAAACACTATTTTGGTTTTGATCTTTTCTGATTTGCAGAGAAGTATACGCCGTTTCGATTGTTGGACCATTCCCCATTGCAGTAACAAACCTTCTGGATCTCACTAGACTGTATGCTTCTCCCTAGctccttctttcttttttgtgtgtgtgtgacaTTAAATAGATCTATGTTAGACAACTTTGAATGTCTATCTGCAGACAAGATAAAGGTTAGAGctttgatgttttttttctgAGATGGTAGTTGGATTGAAaatggtttttgattttttcaggGATCTACATAACAACAAGCTCACTGGTCCAATCCCTCCCCAAATTGGACGACTGAAACGCCTGAAAGTACTGTATGTTCCTTTCTCCTCTctctttttatctttgtttatcCGTTCTGAGAGACCAAACTCGGGATAGTATCCAAGTTTCTTCTTCAGGAAACACAGATTTGTATTTAAAGATGTTATGTGTTATTATTTGTATCTCATCATATCATTTACTCTCTTGTAACCCAATTAGAAACCTGAGGTGGAACAAACTGCAAGATGTGATTCCCCCTGAGATCGGGGAGCTCAAGAGACTAACGCATTTGTAAGTCTACCCTCTTGTTTTTTAGCTTCTGATGATTGTCTGTCCATTTGccttcaaaaaatgaaaatcatgttttccttttctttttttttgttggtaagGTACTTGAGCTTCAATAGCTTCAAGGGAGAAATTCCAAAGGAACTGGCTGCTCTTCCCGAGCTTCGGTATCTATACCTTCAAGAAAACCGTCTCATTGGTAGAATTCCTGCTGAACTGGGGACGCTTCAAAACCTCCGCCATCTGTATAACACCCACTTCTCATCTTCCTATGTTACAGTTTTTAGTCTTTTAACACTACTGACATCtgtgtttttggttttctttttttttttcagagatGCTGGTAACAATCATTTGGTGGGAACTATAAGGGAGCTCATCCGTTTTGATGGTAGCTTCCCATCTCTTCGCAACCTGTAAGCATCCCCTTCATAAATCTCCTCTTTGCTTCTCTCTTTTCTATTATTATACACACTGAgttttttctctttctaaaaCCTCTGATCATTTAGGTACTTGAACAATAACTATTTGAGTGGAGGAATCCCTGCTCAGCTATCGAATCTTACAAGCTTAGAGATTGTGTAAGCATCCTAACACACTGCACATTAAGATATCTGAAAAACAAACCATGTTCTGGGGATAACTCTTACTTTATTATGTAGGTACCTGTCTTACAACAAGTTTATTGGAAACATTCCTTTCGCCATTGCTCATATTCCTAAGCTGACATTCCTGTAAGTTTTTTTAGCTTTATCTCAGATTTTGCTCACAGTCCCAAATAAAATATGCATTCTCATGGGCTCATTATGAAAACCAGGTA
Encoded here:
- the LOC108859583 gene encoding phytochrome-interacting ankyrin-repeat protein 2, whose amino-acid sequence is MLQEEAVGFSLRRNSFRRRSPRSNVDDRGWTPLHIKARKGDLKSVKQLLDQGFDVNALAWGPKSKGVTPLHLAAEGGHIEVMDLLLERGANIDARTWGSCGWTPLHAAAKERKREAVKFLVENGAFLPDDISDTRFNPPVHYCHGLEWAYEEMKRLNSESSSSSSGGDTSCSSEN
- the LOC108805376 gene encoding probable leucine-rich repeat receptor-like protein kinase At1g35710 (The sequence of the model RefSeq protein was modified relative to this genomic sequence to represent the inferred CDS: added 7 bases not found in genome assembly) gives rise to the protein MATRCDLLVIFVLSLLVALTHSKTLKRDVKALNEIKASLGWRVVYSWVGDDPCGDGDLPPWSGVTCSTQGDYRVVTELEVYAVSIVGPFPIAVTNLLDLTRLDLHNNKLTGPIPPQIGRLKRLKVLNLRWNKLQDVIPPEIGELKRLTHLYLSFNSFKGEIPKELAALPELRYLYLQENRLIGRIPAELGTLQNLRHLDAGNNHLVGTIRELIRFDGSFPSLRNLYLNNNYLSGGIPAQLSNLTSLEIVYLSYNKFIGNIPFAIAHIPKLTFLYLDHNQFTGRIPDAFYKHPFLKEMYIEGNMFKQGVNPIGTHKVLEVSDADFAV